From a region of the Tenggerimyces flavus genome:
- the pruA gene encoding L-glutamate gamma-semialdehyde dehydrogenase has product MDAVTHVPQPVNEPVLTYAPGTPERARIEQRLKELGNEQVTLTATIGGAQRSGSGAPVNVVKPHNHAQVLGTFQHASQQDAQDAISAALAAAPAWRALSFDDRAAIFLKAADLAAGPWRETLNASTMLGQSKTIQQAEIDAACELIDFLRFNVSFAQRILSDQPISSPGIWNRVEYRPLEGFVYAITPFNFTAIAANLPTAPAMLGNVVLWKPSPTQMLSAFHTMRLLEAAGLPPGVINLLPGDGLAVSEVALASPALAGIHFTGSTKTFRHLWHTVGSNLDSYRSYPRIVGETGGKDFVLAHPSADPAVLRTALVRGAFEYQGQKCSAASRAYVPQSVWSRVRDDLAAETDALTMGDVADLSNFIGAVIDDRAFAKHKAAIDRAHAAPSIEVLAGGTYDDSVGYFVRPTVLVGSDPTDEIFSTEYFGPILSVHVYEDADYDSVVSQLDAASPYGLTGAVIAQDRVAIAAAAERLRFTAGNFYINDKPTGAVVGQQPFGGARASGTNDKAGSMWNLIRWLSPRSIKETFNPPTDYSYPHMA; this is encoded by the coding sequence ATGGACGCCGTCACGCACGTACCTCAGCCGGTCAACGAGCCGGTCCTGACCTACGCACCGGGCACGCCCGAGCGCGCACGGATCGAGCAACGCCTCAAGGAACTCGGCAACGAGCAGGTGACGCTGACGGCGACGATCGGCGGTGCGCAGCGTTCGGGCTCGGGCGCTCCGGTGAACGTGGTCAAGCCGCACAACCACGCGCAGGTGCTGGGGACGTTCCAGCACGCCAGCCAGCAGGACGCCCAGGACGCGATCTCCGCCGCCCTGGCCGCGGCGCCGGCGTGGCGGGCATTGAGCTTCGACGACCGGGCAGCGATCTTCCTCAAGGCCGCCGACCTCGCGGCCGGCCCGTGGCGCGAGACGTTGAACGCCTCGACGATGCTCGGCCAGAGCAAGACGATCCAGCAGGCCGAGATCGACGCGGCCTGCGAGCTGATCGACTTCCTGCGGTTCAACGTGTCGTTCGCGCAGCGCATCCTGTCCGACCAGCCGATCTCCTCCCCCGGGATCTGGAACCGTGTGGAGTACCGGCCGCTCGAAGGGTTCGTGTACGCGATCACCCCGTTCAACTTCACCGCGATCGCCGCCAACCTGCCCACCGCGCCGGCGATGCTCGGCAACGTCGTGCTGTGGAAGCCCTCGCCGACGCAGATGCTCTCCGCGTTCCACACCATGCGCCTGCTCGAGGCCGCCGGCCTGCCTCCGGGCGTGATCAACCTGCTACCCGGCGACGGCCTCGCGGTCTCCGAGGTGGCGCTGGCCTCGCCTGCCCTGGCGGGGATCCACTTCACGGGGTCGACGAAGACGTTCCGGCACCTGTGGCACACGGTCGGCTCGAACCTCGACTCCTACCGCTCGTACCCGCGTATCGTCGGCGAGACGGGCGGCAAGGACTTCGTGCTCGCGCACCCCTCAGCCGATCCCGCGGTGCTCCGGACTGCTTTGGTGCGAGGGGCCTTCGAATACCAGGGCCAGAAGTGCTCGGCCGCCTCCCGCGCGTACGTGCCGCAGTCGGTGTGGTCCCGCGTCCGCGACGACCTCGCGGCGGAGACCGACGCCCTGACGATGGGCGACGTCGCCGACCTCTCGAACTTCATCGGCGCGGTGATCGACGACCGCGCGTTCGCCAAGCACAAGGCAGCGATCGACCGGGCACACGCTGCGCCGTCGATCGAGGTGCTGGCGGGCGGGACGTACGACGACTCGGTCGGCTACTTCGTGCGTCCGACGGTGTTGGTGGGGTCAGATCCGACGGACGAGATCTTCTCGACGGAGTACTTCGGGCCCATCCTGTCGGTGCACGTGTACGAGGATGCGGACTACGACTCGGTGGTGTCCCAGCTGGACGCGGCGTCCCCGTACGGCCTGACCGGCGCTGTCATCGCCCAGGACAGAGTGGCGATCGCCGCAGCGGCGGAGCGGTTGCGGTTCACGGCGGGCAACTTCTACATCAACGACAAGCCCACGGGCGCGGTGGTGGGGCAGCAACCCTTCGGCGGGGCGAGGGCGAGTGGGACGAACGACAAGGCCGGCTCGATGTGGAACCTGATCAGATGGCTGAGCCCCAGGTCGATCAAGGAAACGTTCAACCCACCAACGGACTACAGCTACCCCCACATGGCCTGA
- a CDS encoding exo-beta-N-acetylmuramidase NamZ family protein produces MVGNENAGGASRRAVLASALTGGAAMTLAATSASPAHAEPQAQRGSQGHVRPGADVAAAADWDMLKGTKLGVFSNPTGVLKDTRHIVDDMAIADGLNIVGIFGPEHGFRGSAQAGGSEGDTVDPRTQLPVYDAYGANRDKLQRLFTKAGVETMVFDIQDVGARFYTYMWALYDSMAVCARLGIKYVVLDRPNPVGGRADGGMMLPEWTSGVGKREVCQQHGMTMGELARFYNGEFLPKDADPGKAVDLTVIKCKGWRPDSRAHESGLPWIPPSPNMPTPDTALVYSGTCMFEGTNLSEGRGTTRPFEFIGAPYLDYHWGDRLNAYGLPGIEFREAYFVPTFNKYVNEVCAGVQLHITDIWDYEPVPTAVAMLVEAKKYDKFAWRYDTYDPARPYWIDKLSGSTRLRTMIDAGATTDEVIGAWKAELKAFDKQRKPYLIYPGRRG; encoded by the coding sequence ATGGTTGGGAACGAAAACGCCGGCGGTGCATCCCGCCGGGCGGTGCTCGCGTCCGCCCTGACCGGAGGCGCCGCGATGACGCTCGCGGCGACCAGCGCCAGCCCCGCCCACGCCGAGCCGCAGGCGCAGCGCGGCAGCCAGGGCCACGTACGCCCAGGCGCCGACGTCGCCGCCGCGGCCGACTGGGACATGCTCAAGGGCACCAAGCTCGGCGTCTTCAGCAACCCCACCGGCGTCCTCAAGGACACCCGCCACATCGTCGACGACATGGCGATCGCCGACGGGCTGAACATCGTCGGCATCTTCGGCCCCGAGCACGGCTTCCGCGGCAGCGCCCAGGCCGGCGGCTCCGAGGGCGACACGGTCGACCCGCGCACCCAGCTGCCGGTGTACGACGCGTACGGCGCCAACCGCGACAAGCTCCAGCGCCTGTTCACCAAGGCCGGCGTCGAGACCATGGTGTTCGACATCCAGGACGTCGGCGCCCGCTTCTACACCTACATGTGGGCGCTCTACGACTCCATGGCCGTCTGCGCGAGGCTCGGCATCAAGTACGTCGTGCTCGACCGCCCCAACCCGGTCGGCGGCCGCGCCGATGGCGGCATGATGCTGCCCGAGTGGACCTCCGGCGTCGGCAAGCGCGAGGTCTGCCAGCAGCACGGCATGACGATGGGGGAGCTGGCCCGCTTCTACAACGGCGAGTTCCTTCCGAAGGACGCCGACCCCGGCAAGGCGGTCGACCTCACCGTGATCAAGTGCAAGGGCTGGCGCCCCGACAGCCGCGCCCATGAGAGCGGCCTGCCGTGGATCCCGCCGAGCCCGAACATGCCCACGCCGGACACCGCGCTCGTCTACTCCGGCACCTGCATGTTCGAGGGCACGAACCTGTCCGAGGGCAGAGGTACCACGAGGCCGTTCGAGTTCATCGGCGCCCCGTACCTCGACTACCACTGGGGCGACCGGCTGAACGCGTACGGCCTCCCCGGCATCGAGTTCCGCGAGGCGTACTTCGTTCCCACGTTCAACAAGTACGTCAACGAGGTCTGCGCCGGCGTCCAGCTGCACATCACCGACATCTGGGACTACGAGCCGGTCCCCACCGCGGTCGCGATGCTCGTCGAGGCGAAGAAGTACGACAAGTTCGCCTGGCGGTACGACACGTACGACCCGGCTCGCCCGTACTGGATCGACAAGCTCTCCGGCTCCACAAGGCTTCGCACGATGATCGACGCCGGCGCCACCACCGACGAGGTCATCGGCGCCTGGAAGGCCGAGCTCAAGGCGTTCGACAAGCAGCGCAAGCCGTACCTGATCTACCCGGGCCGGCGGGGCTGA
- the ku gene encoding non-homologous end joining protein Ku, with translation MPQAIWKGSVSFGMVTIPVKVYAATQEKDISFRQVHAEDGGRIRYKRVCDIDGEEVPYSDIAKGYELPDGGIVILTSEDFGELPLPSRHSIEVLEFVPADDFDPIYVARSYYLQAEGPGAKPYVLLRDALENTGQVAVVKVALRNRESLAIVRNKNDSLVLQTMLWPDEVRDDATVAPPADVEVRPQEVAMAESYIQTLSTVFDPDRYHDEYRKALEELIEAKTEGRAVEAVEEVAPAGEVVDLMAALQASVDAARKRRGEAPREAPEEKAPAAKKAAAKKAPAKKAAAKKTTAKKAAKAPARKSA, from the coding sequence ATGCCACAGGCGATTTGGAAGGGATCCGTCTCCTTCGGAATGGTGACGATCCCGGTCAAGGTGTACGCCGCCACGCAGGAGAAGGACATCTCCTTCCGTCAGGTGCACGCCGAGGACGGTGGCCGGATCCGGTACAAGCGGGTCTGCGACATCGACGGCGAGGAGGTGCCGTACTCCGACATCGCGAAGGGCTACGAGCTTCCCGACGGCGGGATCGTGATCCTGACGTCGGAGGACTTCGGCGAGCTACCGTTGCCGAGCCGGCACAGCATCGAGGTACTGGAGTTCGTCCCAGCGGATGACTTCGACCCGATCTACGTGGCGCGTTCGTATTACTTGCAGGCCGAGGGGCCCGGCGCGAAGCCGTACGTCCTGCTGCGCGACGCGCTGGAGAACACCGGCCAGGTCGCCGTTGTCAAGGTCGCCTTGCGCAACCGGGAGTCGCTCGCGATCGTCCGGAACAAGAACGACTCCCTGGTGCTGCAGACGATGCTGTGGCCCGACGAGGTCCGCGACGACGCCACCGTGGCGCCGCCGGCGGACGTCGAGGTGCGGCCGCAGGAGGTCGCGATGGCCGAGTCGTACATCCAGACCCTGTCGACGGTGTTCGACCCGGACCGGTACCACGACGAGTACCGCAAGGCGCTCGAGGAGCTGATCGAGGCCAAGACCGAGGGCCGCGCTGTCGAGGCGGTGGAAGAGGTCGCCCCGGCCGGTGAGGTCGTCGACCTGATGGCCGCGCTGCAGGCCTCGGTCGACGCGGCCCGCAAGCGCCGCGGCGAGGCTCCCAGGGAGGCCCCGGAGGAGAAGGCCCCGGCTGCGAAGAAGGCCGCCGCGAAGAAGGCGCCGGCCAAGAAGGCCGCCGCGAAGAAGACGACGGCGAAGAAGGCGGCCAAAGCTCCGGCTCGCAAGTCCGCCTGA
- the murQ gene encoding N-acetylmuramic acid 6-phosphate etherase, whose amino-acid sequence MAVVRVTSPTETRNPRTYDIDRLSTLEVLRLINDEDHRVPGAVRAVLPRLAVAVDLAVEALRGGGRVHYVGAGTSGRLAVMDAAELPPTFAAPADWFVTHVAGGPSSLLQAIENAEDNEEAGSAEMEASVKAGDIVVGLAASGRTPFVAAALRTARRLGASTALITANPGTPVGAEVDVFLAFDTGPEVVAGSTRMKAGTAQKLVLNAFSTAVMVRLGRTYSNLMVDMVATNAKLRGRTLAILAEATGLDEDTGARVLTEAGGELKTAIVSVLAGVDPSDARSALETSEGHVHAALTALGVASNAQREREAQ is encoded by the coding sequence ATGGCGGTGGTCCGAGTCACGTCGCCGACAGAGACACGCAATCCACGTACGTACGACATCGACCGGCTGTCCACGCTCGAGGTTCTGCGGCTCATCAACGACGAGGACCATCGGGTGCCGGGCGCCGTGCGCGCCGTGTTGCCCCGCCTCGCGGTGGCCGTCGACCTGGCGGTCGAGGCGTTGCGCGGCGGCGGGCGCGTGCACTATGTCGGCGCGGGAACGTCCGGTCGGCTCGCGGTGATGGACGCCGCCGAGCTGCCGCCGACGTTCGCGGCTCCAGCGGACTGGTTCGTCACCCATGTGGCCGGCGGGCCGAGCTCGCTGCTGCAGGCGATCGAGAACGCCGAGGACAACGAAGAGGCCGGCAGCGCCGAGATGGAGGCGTCGGTCAAGGCCGGCGACATCGTCGTGGGCCTCGCCGCGAGTGGGCGGACCCCGTTCGTTGCCGCGGCCCTGCGTACGGCCCGGCGGCTCGGGGCCTCGACGGCGCTGATCACGGCCAACCCGGGCACGCCGGTGGGTGCGGAGGTCGACGTGTTCCTCGCGTTCGACACCGGCCCGGAGGTCGTGGCGGGGTCGACGCGGATGAAGGCGGGTACGGCGCAGAAGCTGGTGTTGAACGCGTTCTCGACCGCGGTGATGGTGCGGCTGGGGCGTACGTACTCCAACCTCATGGTCGACATGGTCGCGACCAACGCCAAGCTGCGCGGCCGGACGCTTGCGATCCTGGCCGAGGCGACCGGGCTCGACGAGGACACCGGTGCCCGCGTCCTGACCGAGGCCGGCGGCGAGCTGAAGACCGCGATCGTGTCGGTGCTCGCCGGCGTCGACCCGAGCGACGCGCGTTCTGCCCTGGAAACGTCCGAGGGCCATGTTCACGCCGCATTGACCGCGCTCGGTGTGGCGTCGAACGCGCAGCGCGAGCGCGAAGCGCAGTAG
- a CDS encoding MurR/RpiR family transcriptional regulator codes for MPKSSKVPVGADPLAEGVVIRIRALSPSLSPAEQRVAALVLEDPSRAAGRTITELARAAGTSETTVIRFCKALGLAGYPDLRLRLAAESARESVRDSERGRVVGTDIGPDDTMEQIVEKIAFADSKAVEETARQLDVELLEQVADLMSNAGRIDVFGVGASGFVAADLQQKLHRIGRYAFAWPDTHVALSSVALLGPGDIAFGISHSGATSETIDVLSVARRRGATTVALTNFPRSPISDVADHVLTTAARETTFRSGATASRIAQLTVVDALFVGVARKHYRETVDALEVTLEAIGDHRLPSSRGANRGRRK; via the coding sequence ATGCCGAAGAGTTCGAAGGTTCCTGTGGGAGCGGATCCCCTCGCCGAGGGCGTCGTGATCCGCATCCGAGCGCTGTCTCCATCCTTGTCGCCCGCCGAGCAGCGCGTAGCGGCTCTCGTGCTGGAGGACCCGTCCCGCGCTGCGGGACGCACGATCACCGAGCTGGCTCGCGCGGCTGGCACGTCGGAAACGACCGTGATCCGGTTCTGCAAGGCGCTCGGGCTCGCGGGCTATCCCGACCTTCGGCTCCGGCTCGCCGCGGAGTCCGCGCGCGAGTCCGTTCGCGACAGCGAACGAGGCCGCGTCGTCGGGACGGACATCGGCCCGGACGACACGATGGAGCAGATCGTCGAGAAGATCGCGTTCGCCGACTCCAAGGCCGTGGAGGAGACCGCGCGACAGCTCGACGTCGAGCTGCTCGAGCAGGTCGCCGACCTGATGTCGAACGCCGGCCGCATCGACGTCTTCGGCGTCGGCGCGAGTGGTTTCGTGGCGGCCGACCTGCAGCAGAAGCTGCACCGGATCGGGCGGTATGCGTTCGCCTGGCCGGACACCCACGTCGCGCTGTCCAGCGTGGCGCTGCTCGGACCGGGCGACATCGCGTTCGGCATCTCGCACTCCGGGGCCACGTCGGAAACGATTGATGTGCTCTCGGTCGCGCGCCGGCGCGGCGCCACGACGGTCGCGCTGACGAACTTCCCCCGCTCGCCGATCTCCGACGTCGCCGACCACGTGCTGACGACCGCGGCGCGCGAGACGACGTTCCGTTCCGGCGCGACGGCGAGCCGGATCGCACAGCTGACCGTGGTCGACGCGCTGTTCGTCGGCGTCGCCCGCAAGCACTACCGCGAGACCGTGGACGCATTGGAGGTCACGCTCGAGGCGATCGGCGACCACAGGTTGCCGTCCAGCAGGGGGGCCAACCGGGGGCGGCGCAAGTGA
- a CDS encoding serine hydrolase domain-containing protein: protein MKARLAAAFVAATALVLAGIVPAQAGRGQDRGFDEPYTGFAPPNTKLRAASPEEAGLNAGTLTELVDKLKGYMEPQGTQKPIYPGAVVLAAHDGEVALLEAMGKAVKYTDFQGTELPADQQVAMRTDTIFDMASVSKLFTSIVIMQQVEKGRIDLDRPVWTYLKPFKANGKEAVTVRQLLTHTSGLPSWVALWRLYPDKASRIHATLTIAPQAPPDTRYTYSDLNLITLGVLAEHVSGKSLDQLVSDGISEPLGMVDTGYNPPASKLDRIAATEYESAPPRGIVRGSVHDENAWSLGGVAGHAGIFSTASDLAILCQTILNGGRYDRHKILSRESVEAMITNYNQKFPNNSHGLGFELDQLWYMSGLSSPHTAGHTGFTGTSLVIDPMSRTFVVLLTNRVHPSRDWSSATMKFARQTAAQYVARAVKVTPRKGETAWFSGLVDASTATLTLPVDLRSESTKLTFSQFVETERSDWLTLELSRDGGTTWAPVPFETRSKDGAESAYTGQISGFNGREWRTVRADLAGPPGPVQLRWRYTSDTLYQGRGVYVDAIRLSDAQGVLVDGESEAERFTAVGFAAATR, encoded by the coding sequence ATGAAGGCCCGCCTGGCAGCAGCCTTCGTCGCCGCCACCGCGCTCGTCCTGGCCGGTATCGTGCCCGCGCAGGCAGGTCGCGGCCAGGACCGCGGCTTCGACGAGCCCTACACCGGGTTCGCGCCTCCGAACACCAAGCTCCGCGCAGCAAGCCCCGAGGAGGCAGGTCTGAACGCCGGGACGTTGACCGAACTGGTCGACAAGCTCAAGGGGTACATGGAGCCGCAGGGCACCCAGAAGCCGATCTACCCCGGCGCGGTCGTGCTGGCCGCCCACGACGGCGAGGTCGCGCTGCTCGAGGCGATGGGCAAGGCGGTCAAGTACACCGACTTCCAGGGCACCGAGCTGCCCGCCGACCAGCAGGTCGCCATGCGTACGGACACGATCTTCGACATGGCCAGCGTGTCCAAGTTGTTCACCTCGATCGTGATCATGCAGCAGGTCGAGAAGGGGCGCATCGACCTCGACCGGCCCGTCTGGACCTACCTCAAGCCGTTCAAAGCGAACGGCAAGGAAGCCGTCACGGTGCGCCAGCTGCTCACCCACACGTCCGGCCTGCCGTCCTGGGTCGCGCTCTGGCGCCTCTACCCGGACAAGGCGTCGCGGATCCACGCGACGCTGACGATCGCCCCGCAGGCGCCGCCGGACACGCGCTACACCTACTCCGACCTCAACCTGATCACGCTCGGCGTCCTCGCCGAGCACGTCAGCGGCAAGTCGCTCGACCAGCTCGTCAGCGACGGCATCTCCGAGCCGCTCGGCATGGTCGACACCGGCTACAACCCGCCCGCGAGCAAGCTCGACCGGATCGCGGCGACCGAGTACGAGTCCGCCCCGCCGCGCGGCATCGTCCGCGGCAGCGTGCACGACGAGAACGCCTGGTCGCTCGGCGGCGTCGCCGGCCATGCCGGCATCTTCTCCACCGCGAGCGACCTCGCGATCCTCTGCCAGACGATCCTCAACGGCGGCCGCTACGACCGGCACAAGATCCTCAGCCGCGAGTCGGTCGAGGCGATGATCACGAACTACAACCAGAAGTTCCCGAACAACTCGCACGGGCTGGGCTTCGAGCTGGACCAGCTCTGGTACATGTCCGGGCTCTCCTCGCCGCACACGGCCGGGCACACCGGCTTCACCGGCACGAGCCTCGTCATCGACCCGATGTCGCGAACGTTCGTCGTGCTGCTCACCAACCGCGTGCACCCGAGCCGCGACTGGAGCTCGGCGACGATGAAGTTCGCGCGGCAGACGGCGGCGCAGTACGTCGCCCGAGCGGTCAAGGTCACGCCCCGCAAGGGCGAGACGGCGTGGTTCTCCGGGCTGGTGGACGCGTCGACGGCAACGCTCACGCTGCCGGTCGACCTGCGCAGCGAGAGCACCAAGCTGACGTTCTCCCAGTTCGTGGAGACCGAGCGCTCCGACTGGCTTACGCTCGAACTGTCTCGAGACGGTGGGACAACCTGGGCTCCCGTTCCGTTCGAGACGCGGTCGAAGGACGGCGCGGAGTCGGCGTACACCGGACAGATCTCCGGTTTCAACGGCCGGGAGTGGCGAACGGTGCGGGCAGACCTCGCCGGGCCGCCTGGACCGGTCCAGCTCCGCTGGCGGTACACGTCCGACACGCTCTACCAGGGCCGTGGCGTGTACGTCGACGCGATCAGGCTCTCCGACGCCCAGGGTGTCCTGGTCGACGGGGAGAGCGAGGCCGAGCGCTTCACCGCGGTGGGCTTCGCCGCGGCCACGCGCTGA
- a CDS encoding extracellular solute-binding protein, translating to MSPGSMNRRTVLRAIGGVTAATALPTLLGACSGGPASKPNTSTSNAKVQLPTFVPYEGVKPDLAPTTDGIQAGFLSYPAEPVAGLTEKPGSGGALVAMVSNPGPIPPVNGNRYLQSMAQVLNVDLKPRFIPLAEYTSKLATVVASDDIPDFLQLLGVGRVPELLRAKFADLTDYLSGDAVKEYPFLANLPTESWRTCVFNGGIYGLPIPRAAVGPLMYYRADLLAEKGLNGNPNSFEEFRTLCRELTDERSNKWACVSPNGVKIFVQQMLGVPTSDWQEKDGTFTNIWELPETEQAIGVVADLWKDGVFHPDSLSGSIDAKTTFIAGTVSVHYDNYTAWSGYAQQALPSNADFRLEGMLPPNFDGSSERSLWKGYPSYSTAVIKKASKERVTELLRVANALAAPFGTKEYLQFKLGVEGVHYTKKGTDPAPTSTGTAEVATVLNYLASPPAILYEPGNPELTKQEHAYQQKAIPIANQSPTLGLYSNTQGSQGAQLTQAMTDAQNEIITGRKPISTWKDAVRDWKQKGGDKVRSEYAESFAASQ from the coding sequence ATGAGCCCCGGATCCATGAACAGGCGAACGGTGCTGCGCGCGATCGGAGGGGTCACCGCCGCGACCGCCTTGCCGACCCTGCTGGGCGCCTGCTCCGGTGGCCCTGCGTCGAAGCCGAACACGTCGACGTCGAACGCCAAGGTGCAGTTGCCCACGTTCGTTCCGTACGAAGGCGTCAAGCCCGACCTCGCCCCCACGACAGACGGCATCCAGGCCGGTTTCCTCAGCTATCCCGCGGAACCCGTCGCGGGCCTGACGGAGAAGCCCGGCAGCGGCGGCGCCCTGGTGGCGATGGTGTCCAACCCCGGACCGATCCCGCCCGTGAACGGCAACCGCTACCTGCAGTCCATGGCGCAGGTGCTGAACGTCGACCTCAAACCCCGCTTCATCCCGCTCGCCGAGTACACGAGCAAACTCGCGACCGTCGTCGCGAGCGACGACATCCCCGACTTCCTTCAACTGTTGGGAGTCGGCCGCGTTCCCGAGCTGTTGCGGGCGAAGTTCGCCGACCTCACCGACTACCTGTCCGGCGACGCGGTGAAGGAGTACCCGTTCCTCGCCAACCTGCCGACCGAGTCCTGGCGTACGTGTGTCTTCAACGGCGGCATCTACGGTCTGCCGATCCCACGCGCCGCTGTGGGACCGCTGATGTACTACCGCGCGGATCTGCTTGCCGAGAAGGGATTGAACGGCAACCCGAACAGCTTCGAGGAGTTCCGCACGCTCTGCCGCGAGCTGACCGACGAACGCTCCAACAAGTGGGCCTGCGTCTCGCCGAACGGCGTGAAGATCTTCGTGCAGCAGATGCTGGGCGTTCCGACCTCGGACTGGCAGGAGAAGGACGGCACGTTCACCAACATCTGGGAGCTGCCCGAGACCGAGCAGGCGATCGGCGTCGTCGCCGACCTGTGGAAGGACGGGGTCTTCCACCCCGACTCGCTCAGCGGGTCGATCGACGCGAAGACCACGTTCATCGCCGGAACGGTCAGCGTCCACTACGACAACTACACCGCGTGGTCTGGGTACGCCCAGCAGGCGTTGCCGAGCAACGCGGACTTCCGCCTGGAGGGCATGCTGCCGCCGAACTTCGACGGTTCGTCGGAACGCTCGTTGTGGAAGGGCTATCCGTCGTACAGCACCGCCGTCATCAAGAAGGCCAGCAAGGAACGGGTCACCGAGCTGCTCCGGGTCGCAAACGCGCTCGCGGCGCCGTTCGGCACGAAGGAGTACCTGCAGTTCAAGCTCGGCGTCGAGGGCGTGCACTACACGAAGAAGGGCACCGACCCAGCCCCGACCAGCACGGGCACCGCCGAGGTCGCGACCGTGCTGAACTATCTCGCCTCACCGCCCGCGATCCTGTACGAGCCCGGCAACCCCGAGCTCACCAAGCAAGAACACGCCTACCAGCAGAAGGCGATCCCGATCGCGAACCAGTCGCCGACGCTCGGGCTCTACTCCAACACGCAGGGCTCCCAGGGTGCGCAGCTCACCCAGGCGATGACGGACGCCCAGAACGAGATCATCACCGGGCGCAAGCCGATCTCCACGTGGAAGGACGCGGTGCGCGACTGGAAGCAGAAGGGCGGAGACAAGGTCCGCTCCGAGTACGCGGAATCGTTCGCCGCCTCCCAATGA